The following are from one region of the Endozoicomonas sp. 4G genome:
- the hisS gene encoding histidine--tRNA ligase has translation MAKQLQAIRGMNDILPEQSPAWQYLESRLRNLMAAYSYREIRMPVVEPSPLFSRGIGAGTDIVEKEMYTFQDRNGESLSLRPEGTAGCVRAGIQHGLLYNQTQRLWTMGPMFRYERPQKGRYRQFHQFSVETYGMAGPDIDAELILLTARLWKELGIHKHVRLELNTLGTLAARQHYREALVDYLSRFEQELDEDSRNRLTINPLRILDSKDKRTQEIVADAPVLHDYLDAESAEHFETLKGILDAAGIAYVVNPRLVRGLDYYSRTVFEWITDSLGAQGTVCGGGRYDALVELLGGKPTPAVGFAMGLERLVLMLDTLNLIPESVQKTVDVAVVTRGDKVSAKALPMIEQIRTGVPGIRIQVNCGGGFKGQMKRAFNSGADFAFIIGEDELASQSISVKPLLTEGEQENMDISAVIEFLNSEFRSKE, from the coding sequence TTGGCAAAGCAACTTCAAGCCATTCGCGGGATGAACGACATCCTGCCAGAACAGAGCCCTGCCTGGCAGTATCTGGAATCCAGACTTCGTAACCTGATGGCGGCCTACAGTTATCGAGAAATCAGGATGCCTGTGGTTGAGCCCAGTCCGCTGTTCAGCCGGGGTATCGGTGCGGGTACGGATATCGTAGAGAAAGAAATGTACACCTTCCAGGATCGCAATGGCGAGAGCCTTTCTCTGCGTCCTGAAGGTACAGCGGGTTGCGTGCGTGCCGGCATCCAGCATGGTCTGCTCTACAACCAGACACAACGACTCTGGACCATGGGGCCCATGTTCCGTTACGAGCGTCCACAGAAAGGTCGTTACCGTCAGTTTCATCAGTTCAGTGTTGAAACTTACGGCATGGCGGGTCCCGATATTGATGCAGAGCTGATCTTGCTGACTGCCAGACTCTGGAAAGAGCTGGGTATTCATAAGCATGTGCGTCTGGAACTCAATACGTTGGGTACGTTGGCCGCTCGCCAGCATTATCGTGAGGCTCTGGTCGACTATTTATCCCGCTTCGAGCAGGAATTGGATGAAGACAGTCGCAACCGTCTGACTATTAATCCTCTCAGAATTCTCGACAGCAAAGATAAACGTACTCAGGAAATTGTCGCAGACGCCCCGGTGTTGCACGATTATCTGGACGCTGAATCGGCCGAGCATTTTGAAACCCTGAAAGGTATTCTGGATGCGGCAGGGATTGCTTATGTTGTCAATCCACGTCTGGTTCGCGGGCTGGATTACTACAGCCGGACCGTGTTTGAATGGATAACCGACAGCCTTGGTGCCCAGGGAACCGTCTGCGGCGGTGGTCGTTACGATGCTTTGGTGGAACTGCTGGGTGGCAAACCGACTCCCGCAGTCGGGTTTGCCATGGGGTTGGAACGTCTGGTGCTGATGCTGGATACGCTGAACCTGATTCCAGAGTCGGTGCAGAAGACTGTCGATGTTGCTGTGGTCACCCGCGGAGACAAGGTGAGTGCTAAGGCTCTGCCCATGATCGAGCAAATAAGAACAGGTGTTCCAGGTATACGCATTCAAGTGAATTGCGGTGGCGGCTTTAAAGGTCAGATGAAAAGAGCCTTTAATAGCGGAGCTGATTTTGCCTTCATCATTGGAGAAGATGAGCTGGCCAGTCAGTCAATATCCGTTAAGCCTTTGTTAACGGAAGGTGAGCAGGAAAATATGGATATTTCTGCTGTAATTGAATTTTTAAACAGCGAATTCAGGAGTAAAGAGTGA
- the pilW gene encoding type IV pilus biogenesis/stability protein PilW: protein MIAKLRIGAVLFSIILSGCVTTGGPEPVNESEAIRSYLELARGYVQQGLTEKAVKPINRALEIQPRSADAYGMLGLVYQLQGEASLAEQSFKKALSLNPDSSEIHNNFGVFLFSQNRLSEAYREFEKAADDVRYNSRSRAYENLGLVALRQGRLSLAAEHFEKALKLNSNLPRASLELAAILEEQGEFREAWKSYQNFARLSRQNERSLRLGVRLARINGDQDAAASYSLQLGRLFPSSTGEGGRSRSSYEY from the coding sequence ATGATTGCAAAACTGAGAATCGGCGCAGTTTTGTTCAGTATCATTCTGAGTGGCTGTGTGACAACCGGCGGGCCAGAGCCCGTCAATGAAAGCGAAGCTATCCGCAGCTATCTCGAACTGGCCAGAGGCTATGTGCAACAGGGGTTAACCGAGAAAGCCGTTAAGCCCATCAACCGCGCGCTGGAAATTCAACCACGATCAGCCGATGCCTATGGCATGCTGGGGCTGGTTTATCAGCTTCAGGGGGAAGCCAGCCTGGCGGAACAGTCCTTCAAAAAAGCCCTGTCCCTGAATCCTGACTCTTCTGAAATCCATAATAACTTCGGGGTTTTTCTCTTCAGTCAGAACCGCTTGAGTGAAGCCTACCGGGAATTTGAGAAAGCCGCCGATGATGTACGCTACAACAGTCGCAGTCGAGCTTATGAAAACCTGGGGTTAGTGGCTTTAAGACAAGGCCGTTTATCTCTGGCAGCAGAGCATTTTGAGAAAGCACTGAAATTAAACAGTAATTTACCCCGTGCAAGTCTGGAATTAGCAGCAATACTTGAGGAGCAAGGCGAGTTTCGTGAAGCTTGGAAGTCCTATCAGAACTTTGCCCGTCTTTCCCGTCAGAATGAGCGATCCCTCAGGCTGGGAGTTCGTCTGGCCAGAATCAATGGCGATCAGGATGCTGCTGCCAGTTATTCTTTGCAGTTAGGGCGTTTATTCCCTTCTTCCACCGGAGAGGGAGGGCGGAGTAGAAGCAGTTATGAGTACTGA
- the rlmN gene encoding 23S rRNA (adenine(2503)-C(2))-methyltransferase RlmN — MSELITVSAEVGEVQNKPINLLDLSRSKMVDFFLSIGEKKFRAEQMLKWIHHFGVDNFDEMTNIGKTLKQKLKAVAEIRGPQVVSSQFSEDGTCKWVVRVASGSCVETVYIPDGKRGTLCVSSQAGCSLDCSFCSTGKQGFNSDLTVAEIIGQVWIAARHFNNVPAKKDRSITNVVMMGMGEPLLNFDNVVDAMNLMMDDLGYGLSKRRVTLSTSGVVPALRKLGQVTDVSLAVSLHAPNDELRNVLVPINRKYPLSELLDAIDQYMSGLPDKRVVTIEYTLLAGVNDQPEQAAQLIELLQKVPCKINLIPFNPFPHSGYERPSNNAVHRFQEQLQQAGFNVTVRKTRGDDIDAACGQLVGQVADKTRRSERYMTARQASKVV; from the coding sequence ATGTCCGAATTGATCACCGTAAGCGCTGAGGTCGGTGAGGTTCAAAATAAACCCATCAACCTGTTGGATTTGTCCCGCAGCAAGATGGTAGATTTTTTTCTCAGCATAGGTGAAAAAAAGTTTCGTGCCGAGCAGATGCTCAAGTGGATTCATCACTTCGGCGTCGATAACTTTGATGAAATGACCAATATCGGCAAAACCCTGAAGCAAAAGCTGAAGGCGGTGGCTGAAATTCGTGGTCCCCAAGTGGTCAGCAGCCAGTTTTCTGAAGATGGCACCTGCAAGTGGGTGGTAAGAGTCGCCTCGGGCAGTTGTGTCGAAACGGTTTATATTCCAGACGGAAAGCGTGGCACCCTTTGTGTATCTTCCCAGGCAGGCTGTTCATTGGATTGCAGCTTTTGCTCCACCGGCAAGCAAGGTTTTAACTCAGATCTTACGGTTGCAGAAATTATCGGTCAGGTCTGGATTGCTGCGCGTCATTTCAATAACGTCCCTGCAAAGAAAGATCGTTCTATCACCAACGTTGTTATGATGGGGATGGGCGAGCCCTTGCTGAACTTCGATAATGTCGTTGACGCCATGAACCTGATGATGGACGACCTGGGTTATGGTCTGTCCAAGCGTCGGGTAACACTGAGTACTTCGGGCGTTGTACCCGCCCTGCGCAAACTGGGTCAGGTGACCGATGTGTCTCTGGCCGTCTCGCTTCATGCGCCTAACGACGAATTAAGAAATGTACTGGTCCCGATTAACCGCAAGTATCCACTGTCAGAGTTGCTGGATGCTATCGATCAATATATGAGCGGGCTTCCCGACAAGCGTGTCGTGACCATTGAGTATACGCTGCTGGCAGGAGTGAATGATCAGCCTGAACAAGCGGCTCAGTTGATTGAATTGTTACAGAAAGTCCCCTGTAAAATTAACCTGATTCCCTTTAATCCGTTTCCGCATTCTGGCTACGAGCGTCCCAGTAATAACGCTGTGCATCGCTTTCAGGAGCAGTTGCAGCAAGCCGGTTTTAATGTGACCGTGCGAAAGACCCGCGGTGACGATATTGATGCTGCCTGTGGTCAGTTGGTCGGGCAGGTCGCTGACAAAACGAGAAGAAGTGAGCGGTATATGACTGCCCGTCAGGCTTCCAAGGTTGTTTGA
- the ndk gene encoding nucleoside-diphosphate kinase has translation MAVERTLSIIKPDAVAKNVIGEIFSRFEKAGLKVVGTRMVHLSKEKAEGFYAEHKERPFFNDLVSFMTSGPVVVSVLEGENAVAHHRELMGATNPAEAAAGTIRADFAQTIDENAVHGSDSPASAAREVAYFFEDAGVCPRTR, from the coding sequence ATGGCTGTAGAGCGCACTTTGTCGATTATTAAACCTGACGCAGTTGCTAAAAATGTCATCGGCGAAATTTTCAGCCGATTTGAAAAGGCTGGCCTGAAAGTTGTCGGAACCCGTATGGTTCACCTGAGCAAAGAGAAAGCAGAAGGCTTTTATGCTGAGCATAAAGAGCGTCCTTTCTTTAATGACCTGGTGTCCTTTATGACTTCCGGCCCGGTCGTGGTATCGGTTCTGGAAGGTGAAAACGCTGTCGCTCACCATCGTGAGCTGATGGGTGCTACCAACCCGGCTGAAGCCGCCGCCGGAACTATCCGTGCTGATTTTGCTCAGACTATTGATGAAAATGCTGTGCATGGTTCCGATTCTCCGGCTTCTGCTGCCAGAGAAGTGGCCTACTTTTTTGAGGATGCAGGCGTCTGCCCTCGCACCCGGTAA
- a CDS encoding helix-turn-helix domain-containing protein — protein MSTDEQNSQKDLEMASDASPGQLLQAGRLKADLSVEEAADHLKLPEFYILAIESNEFEKLPGLVFARGYVRSYARILQLDGNELVEHFDRFTGHSGAETPRLKEGAPVTVRRAMSPVAAWGASLLVVVLVGAGSYYGWNMDKRPAPQPEVVSQPQAPAIIESTEDISDVEEIGSLQGDFNDSEAEAAEPEAGRSGPEV, from the coding sequence ATGAGTACTGATGAACAAAATAGCCAGAAAGATCTTGAGATGGCTTCTGATGCCTCTCCAGGTCAGTTACTACAAGCAGGAAGGCTGAAGGCGGATCTTTCGGTAGAGGAAGCCGCCGATCATCTTAAACTGCCGGAGTTTTATATTCTGGCCATCGAAAGTAATGAGTTTGAGAAACTGCCGGGTCTGGTTTTTGCTCGGGGATATGTCAGAAGCTATGCCCGGATTCTGCAATTGGATGGCAATGAACTGGTGGAGCACTTTGATCGTTTCACCGGGCACAGCGGTGCCGAAACGCCTCGTTTGAAAGAAGGTGCTCCTGTGACAGTGCGGCGTGCGATGTCTCCTGTCGCGGCTTGGGGAGCGAGCCTTCTTGTTGTGGTTCTGGTGGGTGCGGGCAGTTATTATGGCTGGAATATGGACAAGCGTCCTGCCCCGCAGCCGGAAGTGGTTTCCCAGCCACAGGCGCCCGCCATTATTGAGTCGACAGAAGATATTTCTGACGTGGAAGAAATTGGCTCCCTTCAGGGCGACTTTAATGATTCTGAAGCGGAGGCGGCGGAGCCTGAAGCGGGGCGTAGCGGACCTGAAGTTTGA